The Synchiropus splendidus isolate RoL2022-P1 chromosome 1, RoL_Sspl_1.0, whole genome shotgun sequence genome includes a window with the following:
- the LOC128750289 gene encoding receptor activity-modifying protein 1-like, which produces MEPRTMFFLKTGLLLMIAVQLLPPVNGCNKGLYEELITELCLVKFKFDMRSVDMRLWCSWPDTTKIYEELTNCTFQIALRMDCVWPGQIVDRFFIQIHEHYFHDCPLTGRLLHDPPIGVLAPFIAVPVLVTLLMTALVVWRSKRTEGVL; this is translated from the exons ATGGAACCAAGGACCATGTTCTTCTTGAAAACTGGACTTCTGCTGATGATTGCTG tGCAACTTCTGCCACCAGTGAATGGCTGCAACAAAGGACTCTATGAAGAGCTGATCACTGAGCTTTGCTTGGTAAAGTTCAAATTTGACATGCGATCTGTGGACATGAGGCTGTGGTGCAGCTGGCCAGACACCACTAA GATCTACGAAGAGTTGACCAATTGCACCTTCCAGATCGCTTTAAGGATGGACTGTGTGTGGCCCGGACAGATAGTGGACCGCTTCTTCATCCAGATCCATGAGCACTACTTCCATGACTGCCCACTGACGGGTCGACTCTTACATGACCCCCCCATTGGAGTCCTTGCACCATTTATTGCAGTACCGGTGCTAGTCACGTTACTCATGACTGCCCTGGTGGTGTGGAGGAGTAAACGCACCGAAGGAGTGCTGTAA